A region of Drosophila willistoni isolate 14030-0811.24 unplaced genomic scaffold, UCI_dwil_1.1 Seg271, whole genome shotgun sequence DNA encodes the following proteins:
- the LOC124461223 gene encoding uncharacterized protein LOC124461223 → MPISEELDLEYPLTFEPESAEELELQCGLKWQSLAGQKKNFFKSIPPVQDDTGVDLFSLFISVEARGGFDNTANWDNVALNCNLMAYPSNKLSGIYKKYLLQYEDQERIRLRDLKKRN, encoded by the exons ATGCCGATATCAGAAGAGTTGGACTTAGAATACCCACTGACATTCGAGCCAGAGTCAGCTGAGGAATTGGAGCTCCAATGTGGGCTCAAGTGGCAGAGCTTGgctggccaaaaaaaaaactttttcaaatCCATACCGCCAGTCCAGGATGACACTGGTGTGGATTTATTCAG TCTCTTTATTTCCGTGGAGGCTCGGGGCGGCTTTGACAACACAGCCAATTGGGATAACGTGGCTCTCAATTGTAATTTAATGGCGTACCCCTCCAACAAGCTGTcaggaatttacaaaaaatacCTTCTTCAATACGAGGACCAAGAAAGGATCCGACTGCGGGACCTTAAAAAGCGCAATTAA
- the LOC124461209 gene encoding zinc finger BED domain-containing protein 4-like has translation MLDSFLKLSNKVALVLIKRSTSMKGLPDMLTAHEIDICKDFCDLLSPYKNATEKISGKNYVTVSMVIPLISLLINKIRTLTVESAEGKLTKETLLKVSEDRFQSFQNNKTLVKSTMLDPRFKKLYLSPLNAQEAIQDIITEGSADITEKRNSMDNGPNGRQLDEMREVETNESFLEAHNRSIAIKPNTDAMENTEIKLFLNLPLAPWETDPFEFWKSQGNTLPKLSKLAMSYLITPGSSVPSERLASAIKCVVCDTRSRMTDVHIKQRVFLKSLKKEFWR, from the exons ATGCTTGATTCTTTTCTCAAACTTTCAAATAAAGTAGCATTGGTTTTAATAAAACGATCAACTTCTATGAAGGGATTGCCAGACATGCTAACAGCTCACGAAATAGATATATGCAAAGACTTTTGTGATTTGCTAAGTCCGTATAAAAACGCAACAGAAAAAATAAGCGGTAAAAACTACGTCACAGTTAGCATGGTAATTCCATTAATATCCTTACTGATAAATAAAATACGTACATTGACTGTAGAATCGGCTGAAGGAAAACTTACTAAAGAAACTCTACTAAAAGTTTCTGAAGACCGTTTTCAATCttttcaaaacaacaaaacactgGTGAAGTCAACAATGTTGGACCCCCggtttaaaaaattatatttatcgCCGCTCAATGCTCAAGAAGCTATTCAAGACATTATCACCGAGGGATCGGCAGACATCACTGAAAAACGA AACTCAATGGACAATGGTCCAAACGGAAGACAACTTGATGAGATGAGGGAAGTAGAAACAAACGAAAGCTTCCTAGAGGCCCATAATAGATCAATTGCCATAAAGCCAAATACAGATGCCATGGAAAATACagaaataaaactatttttaaatttaccaCTCGCTCCCTGGGAGACAGATCCCTTCGAGTTTTGGAAATCCCAGGGAAACACTTTACCGAAGTTATCAAAATTGGCCATGAGTTACCTTATAACACCAGGTAGCTCGGTTCCTTCAGAGCGGCTGGCCTCCGCCATAAAATGCGTTGTCTGCGACACGCGAAGCCGCATGACAGATGTTCATATAAAACAAAGAGTTTTTTTGAAATCcttaaaaaaagaattttggaGGTAA
- the LOC124461224 gene encoding uncharacterized protein LOC124461224 produces the protein MICKDNLSVRGVEKEGLCNLLQICVPKYKIPSRFKVTDLIEEKYDICVAKVRTIFQGVENIAFTCDSVTITNSTRSYLTVTAHFIKDNSLQAVCLQAARMSQVSFF, from the exons ATGATTTGCAAAGACAACCTGTCTGTACGTGGTGTTGAAAAGGAAGGCCTCTGTAATTTGTTACAAATTTGTGtaccaaaatacaaaattccAAGCCGTTTCAAG GTAACAGATCTCATTGAAGAGAAATACGACATATGTGTGGCTAAGGTTAGAACAATTTTCCAAGGTGTTGAGAACATAGCTTTCACCTGTGACAGTGTCACTATAACCAATTCAACTCGGTCGTATCTCACCGTAACTGCACATTTTATAAAGGATAATTCTCTACAGGCGGTTTGCTTGCAAGCAGCAAGAATGTCACAGGTtagctttttttaa
- the LOC124461210 gene encoding uncharacterized protein LOC124461210 yields the protein MGGEDFERALANRVNTRCNNNHLNSPFATRIVSELDALLNEHNELLKLFKSHMHKLQSDNHAIFINPDRTPAGGHIRRFNAPVVDDVAGIMVGDHTATRQIVIRRRNNSLQSIPDTHRLYDALQYPLIFWKGQDGYCINLKQRDPVTGTETNKNISSKDFYSFRLLIRRGQDNIILRCRELCQQFMGTILPGTLILPKSVTLSSYHYRT from the exons ATGGGTGGCGAGGACTTCGAACGGGCACTCGCCAATCGCGTGAATACACGTTGCAACAATAATCACCTCAATTCACCATTTGCAACGCGCATTGTCAGCGAGCTGGACGCTCTGTTAAATGAGCACAAcgaattgttgaaattattcaaatcaCATATGCATAAGCTACAAAGTGACAATCACGCTATTTTCATCAATCCTGATAGAACACCAGCTGGAGGGCATATACGTCGATTCAACGCACCTGTTGTTGACGACGTGGCTGGAATCATGGTTGGCGACCATACAGCTACGCGACAAATCGTGATTcgaagaagaaataattctCTTCAGTCCATTCCTGATACCCATCGTTTATATGATGCTCTCCAATATCCACTCATTTTTTGGAAGGGACAAGACGGATATTGCATAAACCTTAAGCAACGAGATCCGGTAACAg GAACCGAAACAAACAAGAATATTAGCTCAAAGGATTTCTATTCGTTTCGGTTGTTGATTAGACGTGGTCAGGATAATATCATTCTACGATGTCGTGAGCTTTGCCAACAATTTATGGGAACAATTTTGCCAGGAACGCTGATACTGCCGAAATCGGTAACTCTGTCATCCTACCATTATCGTACATAG